The DNA segment tttttttttttttttttgtcaagaaTTAAAGTCTATACTTCATAGTAGTAAAATGATTTGGTTCATTTACCAAAGAAAGTTTAACTTCTTTAGTAAAGAACCAAATCATTCTCAATCTTTTTCTAAATATACTCGAACTTCTAAACTCGGGGTGAACCAAAATACTATCCCTGAgacaaattattttctttcaatgtaacaaaatatttggaaataattaataataaacagTTGTGCGACAAGTTTGAATGACGTTAACACTATCATCATAATCATACTcatttattgtactaaaaaaaattagcttATTTGAGTGTAttattaaagaaagaaagaaaaaatagctACTTATGCTCGTCAAAACTTAAAATCTTAAActatcaattaaaaataaatgagaataataatagaaattaaatttgtgCTTAAGGTTCTAGTAAGGTAGAGTAAATATtaggacaaatatcaatttatatttatgtAATATTATTGTTGGGTGACTTGACTTTCTTcttctatctctttttctctcttcattttttGGGAAATTTGTATGGATGGTCCCTATTTAGGGGTCTACTTGAAATTTGGTCTCACTTTAAAACACGCTCGAATTTAGTCTTCGACTTAAATCAATCGCGTGTGAAAGTACCGTTTTAACCCCAAAAATGCGTGTGAGGCCAGACGCAACCCGAATTTCTCATTCTTTCCTCTCCTTCCTTCATCCCATTCCTCTTGCTCCTTCGTCTCGTTCCCCATTTCATATTGCTCTCCACTTTTTCCTTGATTTTTTCCCCTCCTTTcctctcatttcttcttctcgCTTCTTCCTTTCGTTTCTTCCTTCGCTTCTTCCTCTCGTTTCTTCCTCTCACTTCTTCCTCGCATTTCTTCCTCTAGCTTCTTCCTCATcaattttgtagttttttttcctttgagtTTTTGTTAGTAACTCAAAACTGcaaattagtttttaagttgGTCTAGTCAATTCCTAGTTTCTAGGAAATAGttaaagttatttttagttGTAGTCAAGTCTAAGTTCCTATTCTTGTGAAGTTAGTAGGATTAGTTGCTAACATTGTGGAATTTATTTTTAGATTcaagatatgtatttatatggagTTTTCTAGAATGAAATACACACACTTCCCATTTTTCTTATTTCCCTCTCATTAGTTAGAATAACAATGGTATTTCTTAAGGGATTTGTGAGTGAGAATCAGTGAAATATCTCTGAGAGAAACTGAGTGATACACTTGTGAGAGTTGTTAGAGATGGAATTAGGATCAAAGAGTCTTTCTTCATTGGCTCCACCTATGTTTGATGGTGAAAACTACCAGGCATGGGCTATCAGAATACAAGTCTACATGGAGGGTTGTGATTATTGGGAAGCAATTGAGCAAGACTTTGAGATTGCTCCATTTCCTAATAACCCAACAATACACCATATCAAGACTCACAAGGAGAGGGTCAGCTTGCCTATATGCAGTTGTGTCTCCTGTCATATTCAACAAAATTATGACCTTGAAGTCGGCAAAGGAGATTCGGGAGTTCCTCAAAAGTGAGTATGAAggtgatgagagaattaaaggCGTGAAAGTGTTGAACTTGGTGCGAGAATTCGAGATAATGCAAATGAAGGATTCTGAGTCCATTAAAGAGTAGTCAGATAAGTTGATTGGGATTGCTAACAAGGCAAGAGCATTAGGAACCAATTTATTTGACAATAGATTGGTCCAGAAGATTCTAGTTTCAGTACCTGAGAGATATGAAGCAACCATTGCTTCCTTAGAAAATACTAAAGACCTCTCAAAATTCAAGGTGATAGAAGTGGTTAGTGCTTTGCAAGCACAAGAGCAAAGGAGGTTGATGAGACAAGAAGGAAGCATTGAGGGGGCATTGAAAGCTAGAGTGCAGCAAGGAGAAGgtggaagagagaagaaggGAAGTGGCAGCAGTAGCTCAGAGTCTGCTGCAAAGAATGCTAGTAGTACATGCAAGCACTGTGGGAAGCAAAATCATCCACATTTTAGATACTGGAAAAGGCCAGATGTGAAATGTAGAAGATGTCATTTATTGGGGCACATTGAACGATTCTGTAAGGAAGCAAAAACTCAACAGCAAGGAGGAGCACATGTTGTAGTACAGCAAGAAGAAGATCAACTCTTTATGGCTACTTGTTTCTCATCAGTCACTCAATGTGATGGTTGGTTGGTTGATAGTAGGTGTACCAATCACATAACAAGTGACAAAGAGTTGTTCAAGGATCTTGACAAGTCATTCAAGTCAAGGGTGAAGATAGGAAACAGTGAATATCTAGAAGTAAAAGGGAAAGGCACAGTGTCAATAGAGAGCTGTGCTGGAACCAAGTTGATTACTAAAGTGTTGTTTGTCCCTCAAAATTGATCAAAACTTGTTAAGCGTTGGTCAATTAGTAGAAAAGGGATTCAAAGTGTTATTTAAAGAAGGAGAGTGTCTCATTTCTGATGCTAATGGGAATGagttattcaaaataaagatGCAGCATAGGAGCTTCTCGTTGGATCCACTCGAGAAAGAGCAAATAGCTTTCAAGTGTCAAGTAAATGACACTGAGTTATGGCACAAGAGGTTGgtatattttcattaaaaaggATATGCCCGAGTTTGGAGAATTGATTTTTCTGAGACTTTTGCACCAGTTGCAAGAATGGACACAAACAGGTTGCTACTGGCTGTGTCAGCTCAGCATGGATGGAAGGTGTATCAGCTAGATGTGAAGTCAGTATTCCTAAATGGAGTATTAGAAGAAGAGATATATGTTGAGCAACCAAACGGATTCATCATACCAGGATAAGAGCAGAAGGTTTATTTGTTGAAGAAGGCTCTCTATGGGTTGAAGCAAGCTCCTAGGGCATGGTACAGTAAGATGGATGATCACTTGCTGAACCTGGATTTTGTGTGAGTCGTTTTCAAGCTCTTAGGAGAAAGTTAGGTGTTTGCAGTATTTGAGTTAGGAGGAGAATGTTAGTAACTCAAAATTGcaaattagtttttgagttAGTCTAGTCAATTCCTAGTTTTTAGGAAatagttgaagttatttttaattgtaGTCAAGTCTAAGTTCCTATTCTTGTGGAGTTAGTGGGATTAGTTGCTAACATTGTgaaatctatttttaaattcaagatatgtatttatatggagttttctagaatgaaatacacacttcccatttttctcatttctctCCCATTAGTTAGAACAAcagttttttccttcatttgaattctcactctCGTTTTTTGCTCTCGTTTCTTGGTCTCACTCTTGCTTCTTCCTCTTATTCTAATTCACGCTCTTACTGCTCTTACTTAATCTTTGATTCGAGAAGAAGAATACGACGTCGACATAAACAGAAGAAATCATCGGAAAAGGAGGGCAACTAAAGAGTGTGGAAAGGAAATCTCACCAGAAAATGGAAAAAGGTGGCATAAACATAAATCATCggaaaagaaaagagggaaatcGCTGAAAAACAAAGGGCGTCATAAAGAAGAAAtcaccaaaaaagaaaaaaggaagaaaggaaaaaaaaaataataaataataaatctacaaaagagagaagaaagaaagaaggaaaaaaatgttaaaagggTAAATTCACAGAATGATCACATTAGCACGAAATCAAGCAAATTGAGAAGTTGATGGCCGCCATCGGTACCAATTTCCCTTCTCAGAGAACTTTTTCATAATGTTGTTTCCCTCATTCACCAATCCCTTCTCATAGTCATATCTCATTTTCCCATACTAATTGATAGTGCACAAAGTAAGCTCTTTTTATAGCTTATTTGTTCCTAGTTTTGATGCGTAATTGACAAATTTTGAGTACAcatcattatttattatttggtAGAAATGGAGCATTTGGAGCTATACTGACCTTTTGGAGAATACATATAGACATAAAGAAAATCATGAGTATttgagtaaaaaataaaataaataaagctttagaaagaagaagaaaaaattgaagacaATGTTATAACATTAACAATTTCATGTTACATTATCACATGTTGCAATAGCAATGCGAAATAGTAACTTATATTGGATCATGGGGATGATCGTGCATCTCTCTAAATAGTAACAAACAAGTAACTATAAAGGATTGTTTGGGAGACCGTAATGAAATAGATTTGGATTGTAATGTAATCCAAAAGCCATGTTCGGACTGAGCAATTTGGGCCCGATTTGTAATATTAAACTTATTCCATTCCGACATTTTTTAACCCAACACTCTTTCCCATCGTTTTCACGTTTCACAATCCCATTTCTATTCTGCTTTCGATTTCTCATGCATTCCAACACTTCTCTAATTCCCAGTAATCCAACCAGGACACATGAGCATAGAAAGTTTGGGCAAGTACACCAAGGAACAAGCTATGGAAGAAGTTTGAGTGAAAAAATGTAAATTGATTAATCTTTTGAATGGTGTCGAGATCAAAACATGGGTAGATATTGTCTGATCCCACGTTAGAAAGATGAGAAGATCTCACACTCTTTATAAGGTGCATGGGTTAGTCGCTTCATTGTTAATTAACATTTAGATGGAACTATAATATAATATCTAAGTGTATTGGAACGAACTGTCTTTCCTAGTAAAAATAAAGTTTCATAACTATGTGAGTCCATGGTAAGGAGCAAGAACCATACAAACATAATATGAGCttatataaagaaagaaatgtgAACAGAACCTAatcttcaaagaaaataaaattgagaCTACCGTACACCAACTTGACTGAATTGTAGGGACACTCTTTACTTGCCATTTAATTCCCCTCCCAATCTACCTTCTGGCTTCTTTCATCCTTCCATAAATACATATGAAATCCTCCAAAACTTCTCATCTCATCTCtccaaatactttattttctaaCCTATAAGAAAATGAGGTCCAAGCCTTTCATCTTCCTCGGTTTACTTTTCGCCGTCATCCTCCTTTTCTCCTCGGAGGAGGTAATGGTTACGGCAAGGGACGTGAGAATGAGTGAGTTTCATTTTCACACCTTCATTTGACAATGTAATGTCTTTACTTTTATTCGTTTAATTTATGTCATTTATGTTGATTTTAATGATAACATAGTAGAAGAAGCTATGATGGAAACCGGAGGAGTTGATAACGTCAAGCGCAGCGGTTTCAGAGGCAGACGTTTTAGATTTGGTGGTGGAGGCCACCATGGACAGGACCATTGCCACCACGGTTGTTGTCACCACCACCATGGCAGTTGCAGCAGGTGCTGCAGCTTTGCTGGTGAGGCTGTTGATGAACAGCCCCAAGCCAAACCTAACTACTAACCACACTTTGTTGTTTCAAAGTTCAAATAAAAACTTTCTGATGTATTAGTACAAAAGGGGGGTTAGTTAATCTCTTCTAGCTTGAGATTAATTGTGTAGTTGAAGCTTTATTTGTAAGTTTATTATTATGATAAGTAtggttctttctttcttttctttttcttttttcaagtaCAACAATCTGAGGAAAGACACGAAGGTCGAACCTCTAATAGCAAACTAATTACAATGATCCAAGAACAAAGGGTTACGGATAATGACCTTTTTCCCTTTCCCATATTATTATTGTATGATATAATAATTGTTCCAAAGAAATTATAGCCTAATTAACAAAATTTTCTagttcaaaatttcaagaaaatgaatatACAGTACCCTACTATTTCCTCAGGAGGGTGTAATATGAGCACCATATAAAATAGGGCTCTCCTGAAACCATAACCAAACAGTAGAATAAGCTAAACTGTAACCATTTTTCTTCCTGTATTATATCCTcccaataaataaatttaatcagaaggaaaaaaattgcTGAGTTTGCTTTTGTGAGTAGGGCTCTCTCTATTAAGAATTTGCACTTTTAATGGCTGAGGATTCTTCCCGAGACTCTTCCTCATTTTGAACTGAAGCAGTGTCCTCCATTGCCAAAGCACAAGTTTGGTTAACCAAGGACACTTCGGTCCCGTCCATGGAAGTTTCTGTGTTTGTATCTGAAACATTACCATCGTTCAAGTTTAACAGCTCAGACTCCCCTGCTTGTTGCAGCAGGCTCCAGTACATGATGCTAGCAGTCAGTATAAGGATCATCTTTTGGTTCACCTGTCAAAAGTTGGCATGGCAGAACAAGAATTCAATCGGAGTTTGAATGGCAACACTTATAACAGCAGTTTTTGTAAAGATTAGGCATATCTACAAGCAACTTACTTCAATAATATCTTCAGGTAGCAAGAAAAGGGAGCAGCCGAGTTTTCGGGCAACACTAATAATATATGTCGCATTCAGCTTCTTGTCTTCCTCTGCAATTCGATATTTTTACACTGTAAGCTTTCCAAACCGGCTCGGAAAAGTTGAAACAATCCCACATTCAAAAAAATGGAACTTTAAGAAAAAGAGCATAAAAGACTTACCAGTTTCTCCTTTTGTAACAACAGCCCAATTCACCACTCTTGGCTCCACAGAACTAAGAAGCTCAAGGAAGAAGATTCCATTTGAAAGGTTCTTATCCTGAAACCAGAAGTTATATCATCCAGGTGAAACAATCGACTACAGAACTTCGACGACGTAAAAACACATTCTACAATTATATACCTTGAAACCCTCCATTTGAGAGGTTCTACCGGCTTTCTTCACTTTGTTGTTAGCCCAGTTCAGGATATCAGCATCTGTAATCTCTTTGCCTTCTTTACCTTGAGAGTGTGATCTCAGGTTTCTCAACAGTTGTAGCATGGTAAACCTCATCAGTTGCCATAGAAATGCTGCTCAATAAGAAGGTAATTGTCTTTAGATGTTTGGTCTTGTAATTTCTACCTCTCGTTTAAggatctctaagtctctattacAAAATGGGAATTTTGAATCAACAGTAAAATCATGGTTTGATCAATACCTTCAAAACACATCAAAGTAAAAGGGCGTCCATCATTTTCACGAGCTAATAATTATGATGTAAGAACTAAAGTTCATACTTCATAGTATATAAACAAGAACATGTGAATAAACAAACTATCTTTGCTAAAGGAATCAAATCATTCTTATTCGATTTCTGGATATATTTAGCTAAAAAGTGCAGTCTATGAATCTTTCCGCTGTCAACTAATAAATCAAACAAATCATAAACACAACATAATAGCATCTCATTTCAAGATTGAACGTGAATGTCAATTAAAATTCTAGAGAAGAGGAGAGAAATTGTGTAGTTACCCAGTATAAGTTTCTTGTTTCCCTGCACAATATCATTCCCAGCTACGTTAACAAGAGAAAAATTTAACTCCTTCCCAAGTTTTATCACTTGGTTGCAATTCTCAACTTTTCTAAATGGCATCTTGATAGGAGGCTTTGTTGCCTGTTTCCAGATTACTGATCCAGGAGAAACCTTGTCAAGAACTTCCAAAAGAACCCATCTGCAGTAGGGACGTCATATCTCAAGCTTGTCCATAAAAAGGAGGATATACAGTTGATTCATAAGTTAGGCTAAAACGAAAACAATACCCATTACGGACGTCCTCAAAAAGATTGTTGACATATGTGGCTGTGCCAAGACTGTTGATCCACAATCGGAAGCACCGCTCTTCCCGCGAAGTTTGGGCATCATCAGTCATCATTTCAGCAAATGACATTTTTGAACTATCCACAGTCAACCCATTCCTGCATTACAAGTATGCAATTCAAATTAGACATAGGCTATGCAGCATCAGATATTTTGAACCTCAGTGAACCATACCGCTACAGACAACAAGATgaaataagatttaaaattttgatcaaCTATCGACACGTTCACTTAGAATATTAAAAGATTAGATAACATTTTTAGAATGAGAAAGAAGGCACATCCACAGTTTCAAAGAGGTAAGAACTTCGCAAAGGATTTAGAAGAAGCTGCCAAGAAGGCTTGAAAATGGTTGAGTCTGAAACAAACATGAAGGACAAAATTATGTTTCTCACCTGTGCTGAAAAATTTGGGCAACAAATGCAAGATTAAGATTTGGTGAACCCTCAACAATGTCCTTGGGGGTAATATATCTCTTACAATCCAATTTTTCTGCAAGCTCAAGAACCATATTAGCTCGTTCAGTAGGATCTTTAACATTCAAAGTCCCTGGACCAGAGAACTCTGGTGCAAGAGCATTGAGCAGATAGGCATATGCCTCCCCATCCTGcaaatgaaaaaattgattacttaaatcaatatataaaaCACGGCCTCACTAAATACTTTTTCcaaatattttagtgagtctAATTTTTCTAGTTAATGTGGGGGCCAGGCTCTAACAGAGATTTCAATGTGGTTAGACAAGATAGGATTCTGAGTTCCAGTTCTAAGTCCTGAAATGTGCCAATCACATAGAACATAATTTTCACTATACATTTTTCTCCAGAAAAGTCATTCTCAAATCGAATACTGACAAACGTTAGAAAATGGGTAAAGCATGCTCACGGAGGTCATCACTTCACATGGAAGCTAGAGCAAAAAAGGACAAGAATGGATCTAACTAAGACAATTAATTTCGTGCTTGAAAAGAGAAGAACAGATCTAACTATGTCCAAATGATCAAACATCGAGAATCCATTCAGAAATGAAATGTAAAGAAATTGAAAGGAACATCACTTTTATAATCAAGAATCAATTCACCCTGAGAAGTACTAAAGCatgaatcaattaaaatttctGAGCAATATATACAACCAGTGGGTATCTTCTAACCTTCACATCTGATGAAAAGTTTGTGACTTGTTTCTCATAGCCAGCTTTTTTCAGATGAAAATTCATCCATTTGAGTAAGACTTTCTCTGGTGCTAACCCTATGAGTTCTTCCACTTCCTGCGAGGTTATTGATAATATTTGTTAGAATTGTTACAAATCATCAACCACCCTATGATAATAgctaaaagaaaatgattttctcCAATAGCCCAACAAATCAACTCTTATCATCAAGATATTATCCCAAAAAAATCACCTTGCTATCATCTACCAGTTCCACAAGTTGAGGAGTTTTCTTCAGATTAAGATCAGCCAGCACTTGAATCTACATTCCCAGCACAGTAAAAGAGGTAAATAAAACTAATTCCCAATAGTGAAAAcctcgaaaaaaaaaacaaacattttatggTATATGTCCTTAAACAAAAAACATTCGAAAAGAAAAACGAAGACGACGAATTTGTCAATACCTTAATTATTTGTGATATCAGCCCAAGCAGCAGGTGCGgctagaaaataaaattaaaaaagggaCAAAATTAGTAAACTatacattaaattttatttaaatgaatataTGCTAATATGAAAATTCCAATAGATGGCCAGAGAGGTAGTTTTAACGCACTCTCGCTTCAACCAAATCTTGTGTGCCAATGTTAACCACTGTGCATCCAATAGCTTTTGCAGAGTTAAGGCCGAGAGTATGGTTTTCATTTCTCTCCCATGGATTAAGGACCTTTTTTGTATTGATAGCTCGTTCATCTATGGTCCCTGGAACAGCTACATTGATAAGCTTACTGCACAGGGCAATCAAAAGCATAAACAGAGATTATTACAATCTATCAACACAAAGTTGAACATTGAAACGTCTAaattcaagttgttttgactACCAGAGAAGAACACCGTCTTTCGCAAGGTCAAACAAATCATTGGTACTTGGATCTAAAGGGAGATAGTTCTTCA comes from the Benincasa hispida cultivar B227 chromosome 5, ASM972705v1, whole genome shotgun sequence genome and includes:
- the LOC120078357 gene encoding fimbrin-5-like, with product MSSFVGVLVSDPWLQSQFTQVELRTLKSRFLSVRSQSGRVTVEDLPPVFVKLKAFSEMFTEDEIKDFLKETSRDVGEEIDFESYLRAYLDLQGRATAKSGGSKSSSSFLKTATTTFHHAINESEKASYVAHINSFLGEDPFLKNYLPLDPSTNDLFDLAKDGVLLCKLINVAVPGTIDERAINTKKVLNPWERNENHTLGLNSAKAIGCTVVNIGTQDLVEARPHLLLGLISQIIKIQVLADLNLKKTPQLVELVDDSKEVEELIGLAPEKVLLKWMNFHLKKAGYEKQVTNFSSDVKDGEAYAYLLNALAPEFSGPGTLNVKDPTERANMVLELAEKLDCKRYITPKDIVEGSPNLNLAFVAQIFQHRNGLTVDSSKMSFAEMMTDDAQTSREERCFRLWINSLGTATYVNNLFEDVRNGWVLLEVLDKVSPGSVIWKQATKPPIKMPFRKVENCNQVIKLGKELNFSLVNVAGNDIVQGNKKLILAFLWQLMRFTMLQLLRNLRSHSQGKEGKEITDADILNWANNKVKKAGRTSQMEGFKDKNLSNGIFFLELLSSVEPRVVNWAVVTKGETEEDKKLNATYIISVARKLGCSLFLLPEDIIEVNQKMILILTASIMYWSLLQQAGESELLNLNDGNVSDTNTETSMDGTEVSLVNQTCALAMEDTASVQNEEESREESSAIKSANS